A genome region from Gopherus flavomarginatus isolate rGopFla2 chromosome 9, rGopFla2.mat.asm, whole genome shotgun sequence includes the following:
- the LOC127057589 gene encoding uncharacterized protein LOC127057589, whose amino-acid sequence MPPRPKRAPAWNTSELQDLISVWGEEAVQSQLRSSRRNYDTYGQISKSLLLRGHERDALQCRVKVKELRSAYCKAREGNRRSGAAPTTCRFYKDLDAILGCDPTANPRSTMESSEQGEVGEGVEEAESEATGVEGDTPESQEACSQELFSSQEEASQSQQLELVGEEEAEERVPVSLNTPALSPPARRLQNLRKNPRKSKEDLIKAVMNQYARDSKRLQDWREKMPEWRQTQSRRKELATKKSTKQLISLLARHTDCMQSLVAMQADQYRGNPHPSQSSLLCSSVFAQNAFLQQPGSYHHQLPPTPVRSPTSPENYNPYPMHSTPITMQHINPEMQQALNSNPSRTYSNL is encoded by the exons atgcctccacgccccaaacgagccccagcatggaacacttccgagctgcaggacctcatcagtgtttggggcgaggaagctgtgcaatcacagctgcgctccagccgtagaaattatgatacctatgggcagatatcaaagtccttgctgctaaggggccatgaacgggatgcattgcagtgcagggtaaaagtaaaggagctgcggagtgcctattgcaaagctcgtgagggaaaccgccgctcaggagctgcccccacgacctgccgtttttacaaggatctggatgccatacttgggtgtgaccccactgccaatccgaggagcacgatggagagttcagagcagggagaagtgggggagggtgtagaggaagctgagagtgaggctactggggtggaaggagacaccccggagtcccaggaggcatgcagccaggagctcttctcaagccaggaggaggctagccagtcgcagcagctggaacttgttggtgaagaggaagcagaggagcgtgttcccg tgtccttgaatactccagccctatcaccgcctgcgcgaagactacagaacttgaggaaaaatcctagaaaatcaaaagaagatttgatcaaagcagttatgaatcagtacgccagagacagtaagaggctgcaggactggagagagaaaatgcctgagtggaggcaaacacagagcaggagaaaggaattggctaccaagaaaagcacaaagcagctgataagcctcctggctcgccatacggactgtatgcagtctctcgtagccatgcaggcagatcagtaccgtggtaacccccacccctcccaaagctctctcctttGTTCCTCAGTGTTTGCACAAAAcgcctttctccagcagcctggttcttaccaccaccagctgcccccaacacctgtacgttcacctaccagccctgagaactacaacccttaccctatgcactcaacccccatcacgatgcagcatattaatcctgaaatgcagcaggcattgaacagcaatccaagcaggacatattcaaacctctga